The Deltaproteobacteria bacterium genome has a window encoding:
- a CDS encoding nucleotidyltransferase domain-containing protein — MIQLLSEKQEGLRELCRAYGVRRLEVFGSAATDDCFDGKTSDLDFLVEFKAGYQLGPWLKNYFDLKSALERLFQRPVDLVIASALKHPLLIREVNRTRALLYAA; from the coding sequence ATGATTCAGCTTCTCAGCGAAAAGCAGGAGGGTTTGCGGGAGCTTTGCCGAGCCTACGGCGTGCGGCGGCTGGAAGTGTTCGGTTCGGCGGCCACAGACGACTGCTTTGACGGCAAGACCAGCGATCTGGATTTCCTGGTCGAGTTTAAGGCGGGGTACCAACTCGGCCCATGGCTGAAGAACTATTTCGATTTAAAAAGCGCTCTTGAGAGGCTCTTTCAGCGCCCCGTAGATTTGGTGATCGCGTCCGCGCTAAAACATCCATTGCTGATTCGCGAAGTCAATCGGACGCGCGCACTCCTATATGCAGCCTAA
- a CDS encoding HEPN domain-containing protein, with amino-acid sequence MSAPPEIIAEVRRWVEKADNDFRNAEFVLTMDRNCPFDTVAYHCQQCAEKYLKALLVYWNVDFPRTHDLVVLFNLLRDTTPVELSLEDVQPLNRYSIEARYPGAWDPVEEAEAKAALLMARKVRVTVRSILHPALERGPV; translated from the coding sequence ATGAGCGCGCCGCCTGAGATCATCGCCGAAGTTCGACGCTGGGTTGAAAAGGCGGATAACGATTTTCGAAATGCCGAATTTGTGCTCACCATGGACCGGAATTGCCCCTTTGATACGGTTGCCTATCATTGCCAGCAATGTGCGGAAAAGTACCTAAAAGCGCTTTTGGTCTATTGGAATGTGGACTTTCCCAGAACGCATGACCTTGTCGTGCTTTTCAATCTTCTGCGCGACACGACGCCTGTGGAGCTTTCCCTTGAGGATGTGCAACCCCTAAACCGCTATTCCATCGAGGCTCGTTATCCCGGAGCTTGGGATCCTGTCGAGGAAGCCGAAGCCAAGGCCGCCTTACTAATGGCGAGAAAGGTACGAGTTACCGTTCGCTCTATATTGCATCCGGCGCTGGAAAGGGGTCCCGTTTAA
- a CDS encoding branched-chain amino acid ABC transporter permease yields MNTDLAVQLFIQGILMGGIYGLIALGLSLIFGVMGVINFAHGPMMVMGMYLSYWIFILLGLDPYVSLLLVAAALFVLGYAIQSTVVNRILDYPEAMQVLPLVAMGLILENTALLLWGPDHRSPDTALGLKTIWIGDAVIDVSRLMAFGLSVVITLLIVLFLKRTHMGKCIRAAADNRTGSILVGINVDRINNLSFGLGAATTGAAGALLLPLMPLSPHLGHDFTLTAFIVVILGGLGSLVGAMVGGLVLGVAESMATLFLPATLKQVVSFGILIVIMLLRPQGIFGGNK; encoded by the coding sequence ATGAACACGGATCTCGCCGTGCAGCTCTTCATTCAGGGAATCCTCATGGGCGGTATATACGGTCTTATCGCCCTGGGGCTTTCCCTGATTTTCGGTGTAATGGGAGTGATCAATTTCGCTCATGGCCCCATGATGGTCATGGGCATGTACCTTTCCTACTGGATCTTCATACTGCTCGGACTCGACCCCTACGTTTCTCTGCTGCTGGTTGCGGCCGCCCTATTTGTATTGGGGTACGCCATCCAGTCCACGGTGGTGAACCGCATCCTGGATTATCCCGAGGCGATGCAGGTGCTGCCTCTGGTGGCCATGGGACTCATCCTCGAGAATACGGCCTTGCTGCTGTGGGGACCGGATCACAGAAGCCCGGATACGGCCCTCGGTTTGAAGACCATCTGGATCGGAGACGCGGTCATCGATGTTTCGCGCCTCATGGCCTTCGGACTTTCAGTCGTGATCACCCTGCTGATCGTTCTGTTTCTGAAAAGGACCCACATGGGGAAGTGCATTCGCGCCGCCGCGGACAACCGGACCGGCTCGATCCTGGTGGGCATTAACGTGGATCGCATCAACAATCTTTCCTTTGGATTGGGGGCCGCCACCACGGGCGCCGCGGGCGCCCTGCTGCTGCCGCTGATGCCGCTGTCTCCGCATTTGGGTCACGACTTCACGCTCACCGCCTTTATCGTGGTGATCCTCGGCGGGCTGGGAAGCCTGGTGGGCGCGATGGTCGGCGGCCTGGTCCTGGGCGTGGCGGAATCCATGGCCACGCTGTTTCTGCCTGCCACGCTCAAGCAGGTGGTGAGTTTCGGTATTCTGATCGTCATCATGCTGCTCAGGCCCCAGGGGATTTTCGGGGGCAACAAATGA
- a CDS encoding long-chain-fatty-acid--CoA ligase, translated as MNIPFILEKALNLYEHKEAVVCRDQRFTYGEFAKRVYALAHFLSSLGIRKRDRVAILHPNGHEFLESYFAAAQLGAILNPLNFRLSPSELSFILNDSDASVLISAPRYHEQVHALRSLETVLEKVVWTGGNTPPTGFEAFDYEEIVRSSPTDPPSVPDSTDDDVVHLYYTSGTTGRPKGVMLSHRNVCTHALSAIAELNLNDRDNWIHVAPLFHLADAWATFAITWVGGKHVVVTDFEPVEVLSVMERERVTITNMVPTMLNILVNTPEVSGFDFSGLRAILSGGAPIAPEVVRKIMATFKCDYVQTYGMTETSPYLTLSLLKENLVHLPEEDKFRFKAKTGRPFIGVLLRVVRDDGTDVNPDDREVGEIIVKGDIVTKGYWNRPEETANALRDGWLHTGDLAVIDREGYVNIVDRKKDMIITGGENVYSVEVENVLYMHPDVLEAAVIGVPDPKWGEAVTAVVVPKPNTQPSEADIIDFCKARIAHYKSPKSVVFISELPKTGSGKIFKKGIRETARGQVCS; from the coding sequence ATGAACATACCTTTCATCCTGGAAAAAGCGTTGAATCTTTACGAACACAAGGAAGCGGTGGTGTGTCGCGATCAACGTTTCACTTACGGCGAATTCGCTAAGCGCGTTTATGCCCTGGCTCACTTCCTGTCTTCATTGGGTATACGTAAGCGGGACCGGGTCGCCATCCTGCACCCGAACGGCCACGAATTCCTGGAAAGCTACTTCGCGGCCGCACAACTCGGGGCCATCCTGAATCCGCTCAATTTCAGGTTGTCGCCCTCGGAACTGAGCTTCATTCTGAACGATTCGGACGCATCGGTCCTCATCTCGGCCCCCCGATATCACGAGCAAGTCCACGCGCTCCGGTCATTGGAAACGGTGCTGGAAAAGGTGGTCTGGACGGGCGGGAATACTCCGCCGACCGGTTTCGAAGCCTTCGATTACGAGGAAATCGTCCGCAGCAGCCCAACGGATCCCCCTTCCGTTCCGGACAGCACGGATGACGATGTGGTCCATCTCTATTACACGAGCGGAACCACGGGCCGGCCCAAAGGCGTCATGTTGTCCCACCGGAACGTCTGCACCCACGCCCTTTCCGCCATTGCGGAACTGAACCTGAACGATCGAGACAACTGGATTCACGTAGCGCCCTTGTTTCATCTGGCCGACGCCTGGGCCACGTTCGCCATAACGTGGGTGGGAGGCAAGCACGTGGTGGTCACGGACTTCGAACCGGTGGAAGTGCTTTCCGTGATGGAGCGCGAGCGCGTGACCATTACGAACATGGTGCCCACCATGCTCAACATCCTCGTCAATACTCCCGAGGTGAGCGGGTTCGATTTTTCCGGCCTTCGGGCCATATTGAGCGGCGGCGCGCCCATCGCCCCCGAAGTGGTCCGGAAAATCATGGCCACCTTCAAATGCGACTACGTACAGACTTACGGCATGACGGAAACCAGTCCGTACCTGACCCTGTCTCTTCTGAAAGAAAACCTGGTTCACCTCCCCGAAGAGGACAAGTTTAGATTCAAGGCCAAGACCGGCCGCCCGTTTATCGGTGTCCTCTTGCGTGTGGTTCGGGACGACGGAACGGACGTGAATCCCGACGATCGGGAAGTCGGTGAAATCATCGTCAAAGGAGACATTGTCACCAAGGGCTACTGGAACCGTCCGGAAGAGACCGCCAATGCTCTCAGGGACGGATGGCTGCATACGGGGGACCTTGCCGTCATCGACCGGGAAGGGTACGTGAACATCGTGGACCGCAAGAAGGACATGATCATCACGGGTGGGGAGAACGTGTATTCCGTGGAGGTGGAAAACGTTCTTTACATGCACCCGGACGTATTGGAGGCCGCGGTGATCGGAGTCCCGGATCCGAAATGGGGAGAAGCGGTAACCGCGGTGGTGGTGCCCAAACCAAACACCCAACCCTCGGAAGCGGATATCATCGATTTCTGCAAAGCGCGCATTGCCCATTATAAGTCGCCTAAAAGCGTGGTCTTTATTTCCGAGCTTCCCAAGACCGGCTCCGGAAAGATTTTCAAGAAAGGCATCAGGGAAACGGCAAGGGGTCAAGTCTGCTCTTGA
- a CDS encoding GNAT family N-acetyltransferase — protein sequence MNANGIDLYFGYFPGVIGKVTELHAVYYHEHWGFDLSFESQVGLELSEFMAKFDPERDGLWSAFSDGEFTGAVAIDGRPVQGEGARLRWFIVRPGFQGQGVGRLLIRQCVDFCRSKGYPKIHLWTFKGLDAARRLYERKGFRLCVEHEVAQWGTRIREQKFELVLKEEGTGSG from the coding sequence ATGAACGCGAACGGAATTGACCTTTATTTCGGGTACTTTCCGGGAGTCATCGGCAAGGTCACCGAACTTCATGCGGTTTACTACCACGAGCATTGGGGCTTCGATCTCTCCTTCGAGAGTCAGGTTGGGCTGGAACTGTCCGAATTTATGGCAAAATTCGATCCTGAAAGGGACGGTCTCTGGTCGGCTTTTAGTGATGGGGAATTTACCGGGGCCGTCGCCATAGACGGCCGGCCGGTTCAGGGCGAGGGCGCCCGCCTTCGATGGTTCATTGTACGGCCCGGCTTTCAGGGACAAGGAGTGGGTCGTTTGCTGATACGGCAGTGCGTGGACTTCTGCAGAAGCAAGGGTTATCCGAAAATCCATTTATGGACCTTCAAGGGTCTTGACGCCGCTCGTCGCCTGTACGAACGTAAAGGGTTCCGACTTTGTGTGGAACACGAAGTGGCTCAGTGGGGGACCCGGATCCGGGAGCAGAAGTTCGAGCTTGTATTGAAAGAAGAGGGAACTGGTTCGGGTTGA
- a CDS encoding ABC transporter substrate-binding protein, with amino-acid sequence MNMQHGECTGMDRRTFLKVSGAVGLGVAAGGFGAPKLLRAEPEPVKIGSVQPVTGPLAVIGQGQRRGNQVAVDFINSKGGIKSLGGAKLELILGDSESKPEVGRSEADRLAQEGVTALIGAFLSGVSMAIATLAEQRQVPFLMDVTALDDITQKGYKYTFRIFPTVSNFGEGSVNFIRQILDETGAKPKRAVVTNTGDAFGTGQGANFIQYFQKSGLPVEIVDHITYPLGIHDLSAEVAKIKAAKPDLLFPVCRPGDSIILTRELYKQKAPLMGIISPGSPGWYEPKVIKDLDKLVYYVMDNVPWVNPQSAAYKEANRQFTEKHPDSYLDTNSGFAYTGILVLADALERAGSTEPDKLVEALKATNFKDHPMVGDAITFKENGDNANATTAMVQVLPDPDALKRVKVVLPKKFAEADYVFPAPQLWERG; translated from the coding sequence ATGAACATGCAACACGGAGAGTGCACAGGAATGGATCGCAGGACGTTCCTCAAGGTTTCGGGCGCCGTCGGGCTGGGTGTTGCCGCCGGCGGCTTCGGGGCGCCCAAGTTGCTCCGGGCCGAACCCGAACCGGTGAAGATCGGTTCCGTCCAGCCGGTCACCGGACCCCTCGCGGTCATCGGGCAGGGACAACGAAGGGGGAACCAGGTGGCCGTGGATTTCATCAATTCCAAAGGAGGGATCAAGTCCCTCGGAGGCGCCAAACTGGAGCTGATCCTGGGCGACAGTGAAAGCAAACCCGAGGTCGGCCGTTCGGAAGCCGACCGGTTGGCGCAAGAAGGAGTCACGGCCCTCATAGGAGCTTTTCTGAGCGGCGTGTCCATGGCGATCGCAACCTTGGCGGAACAACGTCAGGTCCCGTTTCTCATGGACGTGACCGCCCTGGACGACATCACACAAAAAGGGTACAAATACACCTTCCGTATTTTTCCCACAGTCTCCAATTTTGGTGAAGGCTCGGTCAACTTTATCCGGCAGATCCTCGATGAGACGGGCGCGAAACCCAAGCGCGCCGTAGTCACCAACACGGGGGATGCGTTCGGCACGGGTCAGGGAGCCAATTTCATCCAGTACTTCCAGAAATCGGGCCTTCCTGTGGAAATCGTGGACCACATTACGTACCCCTTGGGCATCCACGATCTTTCGGCCGAGGTGGCCAAGATCAAGGCCGCAAAGCCGGATCTCCTGTTCCCCGTATGCCGGCCCGGCGATTCCATTATTCTTACCCGGGAACTCTATAAGCAGAAGGCGCCTCTGATGGGTATCATCAGTCCTGGAAGTCCGGGCTGGTACGAACCCAAGGTCATCAAAGACCTCGATAAACTGGTCTATTACGTGATGGACAACGTGCCCTGGGTAAATCCCCAAAGCGCGGCCTACAAGGAAGCCAACCGGCAATTCACCGAAAAACATCCCGATTCCTATCTGGACACCAATTCCGGATTCGCCTACACCGGTATTCTGGTGCTGGCCGACGCCTTGGAAAGAGCCGGATCCACCGAGCCGGATAAGCTGGTCGAAGCGCTCAAAGCGACCAATTTCAAGGACCATCCCATGGTGGGAGACGCCATCACCTTCAAGGAAAACGGCGACAACGCCAATGCGACAACGGCCATGGTGCAGGTGCTGCCCGACCCCGATGCGCTCAAACGGGTCAAGGTGGTGCTGCCCAAAAAATTCGCCGAAGCCGACTATGTGTTCCCGGCGCCCCAACTCTGGGAACGGGGTTGA
- a CDS encoding B12-binding domain-containing radical SAM protein, producing MKKRILLFYPSLSKALPPRPFWEPLQLLHLSRMFRDTPFDVEIIDGRLHPDPSDLPISGRGEDVLCCGVTAMTSYQLIQGLEFSNWIKERFPGMPVVWGGWHPTLMPEQTLSEPCIDIVVRGQGEVTFLELCRALDEDSGLEDVPGLMYKDDGALVETNIRPLADPNTLPPVDFADLPDLEPYQLHDVLFYMSSVGCPYRCSYCSLSAFSRRRWLAMDSARVVTEISDLHQRYGFGRLIFWDNVFFVQRKRVEEICLGFIDRNVGVKWSAHARINEIASWSDDFLDTLARSGCESLYVGVESGSQSLLDILRKDIKAADVPLVVAKLKRHGLKMAGNWMIGLRHETVSDVALTIQQIHRALEAYDFKPDAMEVFLYRFVPMPGTAMYDELSPEEKASMPQRLPEWGRFIVDTIEDGLTPWDTDDNRALAASSAFYLWNGYLRREPAVGWKSRLLRFLSRMRVRWGLLGAPFEWRLWRRKHRGQVCS from the coding sequence ATGAAAAAGCGGATTCTACTGTTTTACCCGTCTCTGTCCAAAGCCCTTCCTCCGAGACCGTTTTGGGAACCGCTGCAACTCCTGCATCTTTCGAGGATGTTTCGCGACACGCCATTCGATGTCGAAATCATTGACGGGCGCTTGCATCCGGATCCGTCGGATTTGCCCATTTCCGGAAGGGGCGAAGATGTTCTGTGCTGCGGCGTCACCGCCATGACGAGTTACCAGTTGATCCAGGGTTTGGAGTTCTCGAATTGGATAAAAGAACGCTTTCCCGGGATGCCCGTCGTTTGGGGGGGGTGGCATCCTACCCTGATGCCCGAACAGACTCTCTCGGAACCCTGCATAGATATCGTGGTTCGGGGACAGGGAGAAGTCACGTTCCTCGAGTTGTGCCGGGCCCTGGATGAAGACTCCGGCCTCGAGGACGTCCCGGGCCTCATGTACAAGGACGACGGCGCCCTGGTGGAAACGAACATCCGACCCCTGGCGGATCCCAATACCTTGCCTCCTGTGGACTTCGCCGATCTTCCGGACCTCGAACCGTACCAACTTCACGATGTGCTGTTCTACATGTCCAGTGTGGGATGCCCGTACCGCTGTTCCTACTGTTCCCTCAGCGCCTTTTCCCGGAGACGCTGGCTAGCCATGGACAGCGCCCGCGTGGTGACGGAGATATCGGATCTCCATCAGCGATACGGATTCGGGCGCCTTATTTTCTGGGACAACGTGTTCTTCGTGCAGCGGAAACGGGTGGAAGAGATCTGCCTTGGGTTCATCGATCGGAATGTGGGCGTCAAATGGTCCGCGCACGCCCGGATCAACGAGATCGCGTCATGGAGCGACGACTTCCTGGACACCCTCGCGAGATCGGGATGTGAAAGCTTGTATGTGGGGGTCGAATCGGGCAGTCAGTCCCTGCTGGACATCCTGCGAAAGGACATCAAGGCCGCCGATGTTCCCCTCGTGGTAGCCAAGTTGAAACGACACGGACTGAAAATGGCCGGCAATTGGATGATCGGTTTGAGGCATGAAACCGTTTCCGATGTAGCCCTGACCATTCAGCAGATTCACCGGGCCCTCGAAGCGTACGATTTTAAGCCCGACGCCATGGAGGTGTTTCTGTACCGCTTCGTCCCCATGCCCGGAACCGCCATGTACGACGAGTTGTCCCCGGAAGAAAAAGCCTCGATGCCGCAACGTCTCCCCGAGTGGGGCCGTTTTATCGTGGACACCATCGAAGACGGTTTGACCCCCTGGGACACGGACGACAACAGGGCACTGGCCGCCTCGTCCGCGTTTTACCTGTGGAACGGTTACCTGAGACGGGAGCCTGCCGTGGGCTGGAAGAGCCGGCTGCTCCGTTTTCTGTCCAGGATGAGAGTCCGGTGGGGGCTCCTTGGGGCGCCCTTTGAATGGCGACTGTGGCGCCGCAAGCACAGGGGTCAAGTCTGCTCTTGA
- a CDS encoding nucleotidyltransferase domain-containing protein gives MQSGIQDIIDVVKHRIVSRFQPYRIILFGSYAGGRPGPDSDLDLLIVMDVEGSTRQMANEIDLLMADRKMPMDFLVLTPDQYERQKRIVGTVGRQADREGKVIYERAA, from the coding sequence ATGCAGAGCGGGATCCAAGACATCATTGATGTGGTGAAACACCGCATCGTTTCCAGATTCCAGCCCTACCGCATCATTCTTTTTGGCTCGTATGCCGGTGGTCGGCCCGGTCCGGACAGTGATCTCGATCTGTTGATTGTCATGGATGTAGAGGGATCGACAAGGCAGATGGCAAATGAAATCGATCTGCTGATGGCGGATCGCAAGATGCCCATGGACTTTCTGGTTCTGACCCCCGATCAATACGAACGGCAGAAAAGAATCGTCGGCACCGTTGGGCGTCAGGCCGACCGTGAAGGAAAGGTGATCTATGAGCGCGCCGCCTGA
- a CDS encoding GAF domain-containing sensor histidine kinase gives MTTPTKQIVTVPFDESGLKERNFELSSLLEMSNFLSATLERKELLDGALLRVLSTFELPAGRIYLKDKESEILHLEVFKGLDPGGLERIRFGEGFTGRSALTKSFLALHVSDLEDPQRVRTLTEKGFDTILCVPMILSGRVVGVMNLASYHEIPLDQRRIDLLISLNNQIAIAVDRADLYRELQQKIQRLEELNETVTLFAYAVSHDLKNPSLATHGLTRLLKKRCYDVLDQKSREYCDQILRATESIVTLLDELNAYVKAKEAPLRDEPFPLEDLLDELHNEFSQRLEKGNVLLNRSTCVGNIKGDKSQFLRMLRNLIDNALKYGGKGLTEISVTHEENEDTHVLYVHDNGIGMASKDIEHLFRPFHRLEASKDIEGTGLGLAIVKELTERHGGTVSVESEPGKGASFRISIPKRD, from the coding sequence ATGACCACGCCTACCAAACAGATCGTGACCGTGCCCTTCGATGAATCGGGCCTCAAGGAACGAAATTTCGAGCTGTCAAGCCTGCTCGAGATGAGCAATTTTCTCTCGGCCACCTTGGAGCGCAAAGAGCTGCTCGATGGCGCCCTTTTGAGGGTCCTGAGCACCTTCGAATTGCCCGCGGGAAGAATCTATCTCAAAGACAAAGAAAGCGAAATCCTTCACCTGGAAGTGTTCAAGGGACTCGATCCGGGCGGCTTGGAGCGGATTCGGTTTGGGGAAGGGTTTACCGGACGGTCGGCCTTAACGAAATCGTTTCTCGCATTGCACGTGTCCGATCTCGAGGATCCGCAGAGGGTTCGGACCCTCACCGAGAAGGGTTTCGACACGATTCTATGCGTGCCCATGATCCTCTCGGGCCGTGTGGTGGGCGTCATGAATCTGGCCTCGTACCACGAGATCCCCCTGGATCAGAGGCGTATCGACCTGTTGATCTCCCTCAATAACCAGATCGCCATTGCCGTAGACCGCGCGGATTTGTACCGGGAACTCCAGCAGAAAATTCAAAGACTGGAAGAACTGAACGAGACCGTCACGCTTTTCGCGTATGCCGTGTCCCACGATCTCAAAAACCCGTCCCTCGCTACACACGGTCTGACCCGCTTGCTCAAGAAACGCTGCTATGACGTCCTGGATCAGAAAAGCCGGGAGTACTGCGATCAGATTCTTCGCGCTACGGAAAGCATTGTCACCCTTCTGGATGAACTCAACGCCTATGTGAAAGCCAAGGAAGCGCCGCTCAGAGACGAGCCTTTTCCCCTCGAGGATCTTCTGGACGAACTTCACAACGAATTCAGCCAGAGATTGGAAAAAGGAAACGTCTTGCTGAATCGGTCGACCTGCGTGGGAAACATCAAGGGGGACAAATCTCAATTCCTCCGGATGCTGAGGAATCTGATCGACAACGCCTTAAAATACGGCGGAAAAGGGCTGACCGAGATTTCCGTGACCCACGAAGAAAACGAAGACACGCATGTGCTTTACGTGCACGATAATGGAATCGGTATGGCTTCGAAGGATATCGAACACCTGTTCCGGCCCTTCCACCGGCTCGAGGCATCCAAGGACATCGAGGGCACGGGCCTTGGGTTGGCCATTGTCAAGGAACTGACCGAACGCCACGGAGGGACCGTTTCCGTGGAATCCGAACCGGGGAAAGGAGCCTCCTTTCGCATCTCCATTCCTAAACGCGACTGA